From one Solanum stenotomum isolate F172 chromosome 12, ASM1918654v1, whole genome shotgun sequence genomic stretch:
- the LOC125849564 gene encoding thioredoxin H-type 2, producing the protein MAEEGQVFGVHNVDEWNQHLQKGIDNKKLIVVDFTASWCGPCKFIAPFLAELAKKIPTVTFLKVDVDELKSVATDWAVEAMPTFMFIKEGKIVDKVVGAKKEELQQTIAKHISSTSSA; encoded by the exons ATGGCAGAGGAGGGACAAGTCTTTGGCGTCCACAACGTTGATGAATGGAACCAACATCTCCAAAAGGGAATTGATAACAAAAAACTG ATAGTTGTGGACTTTACTGCTTCCTGGTGTGGTCCCTGCAAGTTCATTGCTCCATTCCTTGCAGAGTTGGCCAAGAAGATACCCACTGTTACCTTCCTGAAGGTGGATGTGGATGAATTGAAG TCTGTAGCTACTGATTGGGCCGTGGAGGCGATGCCAACCTTCATGTTCATCAAAGAGGGGAAGATCGTTGATAAGGTGGTAGGAGCCAAAAAAGAGGAGCTGCAGCAGACCATTGCCAAGCACATCAGTAGTACTTCATCAGCCTAA